The Alphaproteobacteria bacterium genome contains a region encoding:
- a CDS encoding PilZ domain-containing protein: protein MAVLQKILNVLPLNEEQRRFQRVRVNLLGRYMLADRREFPCQVLDMSPGGMAVIGPVSGVAGERVVAYIDHVGRLEGTIVRVLPNGFAMSIAATPRKRDKLAAQLTWLANRQILGLPEDRRHDRIVPRNPRSTMVMPDGTAILCRIIDMSLSGAAIASEQRPDVGTLITLGKTPSRVVRHIENGFAVEFTRMQHPDFLEENVTGP from the coding sequence ATGGCCGTGCTGCAGAAAATACTCAACGTTCTTCCCCTGAACGAGGAACAACGCCGCTTCCAGCGCGTGCGCGTGAACCTGCTCGGCCGTTACATGCTGGCCGACCGGCGCGAATTTCCCTGTCAGGTGCTCGACATGTCGCCCGGCGGCATGGCGGTGATCGGCCCGGTGAGCGGCGTCGCGGGCGAGCGCGTCGTCGCCTATATCGATCACGTCGGGCGGCTCGAAGGCACGATTGTCCGCGTGCTGCCGAACGGTTTTGCGATGTCGATCGCGGCCACCCCGCGCAAGCGCGACAAGCTCGCCGCACAGCTGACCTGGCTCGCCAACCGGCAGATCCTCGGCCTGCCCGAGGACCGCCGTCACGACCGCATCGTCCCGCGCAATCCGCGCTCCACGATGGTCATGCCGGACGGCACCGCCATCCTTTGCCGCATCATCGACATGTCGCTCTCGGGCGCGGCCATCGCGAGCGAGCAACGGCCGGATGTTGGCACGCTGATCACCCTCGGCAAGACCCCGAGCCGGGTGGTGCGCCACATCGAAAACGGTTTTGCGGTCGAATTCACCCGCATGCAGCACCCGGACTTTCTCGAAGAGAACGTCACCGG
- a CDS encoding PAS domain-containing protein, producing MKQTSSRELFGYWAARRGKRAAPERGEIEPSAIRRALGDVFILEFDRRAGHPFRLAGTRVCALFGRELKNEPFLNLWDEETRAQVAQLLAVVADEVSGMVASVKGRTGEGWPQDLELVLLPLAQRGDTHARMIGALTPFNAPFWLGVAQLRPLTLGNVRHLDPAHEMPTAARLVAGTQGPARRAVFTVHEGGRA from the coding sequence ATGAAGCAGACTTCGAGCCGGGAATTGTTCGGCTATTGGGCAGCGCGGCGCGGCAAGCGGGCGGCGCCGGAACGCGGCGAGATCGAGCCGAGTGCGATCAGACGCGCGCTGGGCGATGTGTTCATTCTCGAATTCGATCGGCGCGCGGGCCATCCGTTCCGCCTCGCCGGGACGCGGGTGTGCGCGCTGTTCGGGCGCGAACTCAAGAACGAGCCGTTTCTCAATCTGTGGGACGAGGAAACGCGCGCGCAGGTCGCGCAGCTTCTTGCCGTGGTGGCCGACGAGGTGAGCGGCATGGTTGCCAGCGTGAAGGGACGCACGGGCGAAGGCTGGCCGCAGGATCTCGAACTCGTGCTGCTCCCCCTCGCCCAGCGCGGCGATACCCACGCGCGCATGATCGGCGCGCTGACGCCCTTCAACGCACCGTTCTGGCTCGGCGTCGCGCAGCTTCGACCGCTGACGCTCGGCAATGTCCGCCACCTCGATCCGGCGCACGAGATGCCGACGGCCGCACGGCTCGTCGCGGGTACTCAGGGACCGGCCCGGCGCGCGGTGTTCACCGTGCATGAAGGCGGCCGCGCCTGA
- a CDS encoding rhomboid family intramembrane serine protease yields the protein MRTAALLAAIRSAAYGTRMDQQLSGARVRREPIFNVPTAVVATLAVLVLVHLVRDFVLTQKQDAQLLLWFAFIPARYDAAVAAEAGAIAGLAPRIWTFFSYALIHGDWTHLGLNGVWLLAFGTPIARRFGALRYLALFAVTAAAGAAAHLATYSNAYAPVIGASASISGFMAAAMRFVFQHSGPLGSIGRNDPESYRVPALPLTAVLRDPRVLAFLAVWFGLNILFGVGSLSFDGGEQQIAWQAHIGGFLAGLLAFPLFDPVGAARPGAGDDESGQATLH from the coding sequence TTGCGTACCGCGGCGCTGCTTGCCGCGATCCGCTCCGCGGCCTATGGAACGCGGATGGACCAGCAGCTAAGCGGCGCGAGGGTGCGCCGTGAGCCGATCTTCAACGTGCCCACGGCGGTCGTCGCGACCCTGGCGGTGCTCGTCCTCGTGCACCTCGTGCGCGATTTTGTGCTGACGCAGAAGCAGGACGCACAGCTGCTGCTTTGGTTCGCGTTCATCCCGGCCCGCTACGACGCGGCGGTGGCGGCGGAGGCAGGCGCGATCGCGGGCCTCGCCCCGCGAATCTGGACGTTCTTCAGCTACGCGCTGATCCATGGCGACTGGACGCATCTCGGCCTCAACGGTGTCTGGCTGCTTGCCTTCGGCACCCCGATCGCGCGGCGTTTTGGCGCCTTGCGTTATCTTGCGCTGTTCGCCGTGACGGCGGCGGCGGGAGCCGCAGCGCATCTTGCGACCTACAGCAATGCCTACGCGCCGGTGATCGGCGCGTCGGCTTCGATCTCGGGCTTCATGGCGGCGGCTATGCGTTTCGTGTTTCAGCACTCCGGTCCGCTCGGATCGATCGGGCGCAACGACCCGGAATCCTATCGTGTGCCGGCCTTGCCGCTGACCGCGGTGCTGCGCGACCCGCGCGTGCTGGCATTCCTGGCGGTCTGGTTTGGATTGAATATCCTGTTCGGCGTCGGCTCGCTCTCGTTCGACGGCGGCGAGCAGCAGATCGCCTGGCAGGCGCATATCGGCGGTTTTCTCGCCGGGCTGCTGGCGTTTCCGCTGTTCGATCCGGTCGGGGCGGCACGCCCCGGCGCCGGCGATGACGAAAGCGGTCAGGCAACGCTTCACTGA
- a CDS encoding CBS domain-containing protein, producing the protein MTVKAILSRKGGDVATIAPTASLTDAVKLLAQRRIGAIVITGPDSRVAGILSERDIVRAVAERGHAALDDNVGAVMTRKVATCTEADTIASLMERMTEGKFRHLPVVDQGRLVGVISIGDVVKWRVEEIEGESNALREYIATA; encoded by the coding sequence ATGACAGTGAAAGCAATCTTGTCGCGCAAGGGCGGCGACGTCGCTACCATTGCGCCGACCGCGAGCCTGACCGATGCGGTCAAGCTTCTCGCGCAGCGTCGCATCGGCGCTATCGTCATCACCGGGCCTGATAGCCGCGTTGCCGGCATTCTTTCGGAGCGCGACATCGTGCGCGCCGTGGCGGAGCGCGGGCATGCGGCACTCGATGACAATGTCGGCGCCGTCATGACCCGCAAGGTCGCGACCTGCACCGAGGCGGACACCATCGCGTCGCTCATGGAGCGCATGACCGAGGGCAAATTCCGCCACTTGCCGGTGGTCGATCAGGGCAGGCTGGTCGGCGTCATCTCGATCGGCGACGTGGTGAAGTGGCGCGTCGAGGAAATCGAGGGCGAGAGCAACGCGCTGCGCGAATATATCGCGACGGCGTAG
- a CDS encoding patatin-like phospholipase family protein, which yields MPDETVSRRPTIALALGGGAARGFAHIGVIRTLIAKGFKPDIIAGTSIGAVVGGCYAAGKLDEIEQWARSLTRRRLFGYLDVSLGGLGLISGSRLFESLSEAVGDVRIEALPLRFAAIATEIGTGHEIWLTRGRLVDALRASYALPGIFPAVQVGDRWLIDGALVNPVPVSAARALDARVVIAVNVNTDLFGRGTTIQDYGAAGAEPPIEEEAASHGLLGLFGAEKNARRRFFGTAGRPGLSNVMVEAFNVMQDRITRARLAGDPPDVMISPRIGRIGLFDFHRAEEAIAIGAEATEKALERFDEVVAALA from the coding sequence ATGCCGGATGAGACCGTATCGAGACGTCCCACGATCGCGCTTGCGCTCGGCGGCGGCGCCGCGCGCGGCTTCGCTCATATCGGCGTCATCCGCACCCTCATCGCGAAAGGCTTCAAGCCCGACATCATCGCCGGCACATCGATCGGGGCAGTTGTCGGCGGCTGCTATGCGGCCGGCAAGCTCGATGAAATCGAGCAATGGGCGCGAAGTCTCACGCGGCGCCGGCTGTTCGGCTATCTCGACGTCAGTCTCGGCGGCCTCGGGCTCATCAGCGGTAGCCGCCTTTTCGAGTCGTTGAGCGAAGCGGTCGGCGACGTGAGGATCGAGGCCCTGCCCCTGCGCTTTGCCGCGATTGCGACCGAGATCGGCACCGGCCACGAGATCTGGCTCACGCGCGGCCGCCTCGTCGATGCGCTGCGCGCATCCTACGCGCTGCCCGGCATCTTCCCGGCCGTGCAGGTCGGCGACCGCTGGCTGATCGACGGTGCGCTGGTCAATCCGGTGCCGGTGTCGGCGGCGCGGGCGCTCGACGCGCGTGTCGTCATCGCCGTCAACGTCAACACCGACCTGTTCGGCCGCGGCACGACCATCCAGGATTACGGCGCGGCCGGGGCCGAACCGCCGATCGAAGAGGAGGCCGCAAGCCACGGCCTGCTCGGCCTGTTCGGCGCCGAAAAGAACGCCCGCCGCCGCTTCTTCGGCACCGCCGGGAGACCCGGCCTGTCGAATGTCATGGTCGAAGCCTTCAACGTGATGCAGGACCGCATCACGCGCGCGCGGCTCGCCGGCGATCCGCCCGATGTCATGATCAGCCCGCGCATCGGGCGTATCGGCCTGTTCGATTTCCACCGCGCCGAGGAAGCGATCGCCATCGGCGCGGAAGCGACCGAGAAGGCGCTCGAGCGTTTCGACGAGGTCGTCGCGGCGCTGGCGTAA
- a CDS encoding flavin reductase family protein translates to MFYSTDKNDHGLPHDPFKAIIAPRPIGWITSMSAGGAINLAPYSYFNGVHSKPPMVMFASEGRKDSLAFVEETKEFVCNLATWDLREQMNQTSAPYPRGVNELTESGLTPAPCRLVKPPRVAEAPCALECKYLDTIELHDVDGKPVDGWVVIGRVVGVHIDERYIRNGLLDSAAMKPIARGGYHDYSVLDKSFTMRRPTSVADTRVLAETKAS, encoded by the coding sequence ATGTTCTACTCGACCGACAAGAACGACCACGGGCTGCCGCACGACCCGTTCAAGGCGATCATCGCGCCGCGCCCGATCGGCTGGATCACCTCGATGAGCGCGGGCGGCGCCATCAATCTTGCGCCCTACTCCTACTTCAACGGCGTGCACTCGAAACCGCCGATGGTGATGTTCGCGAGCGAAGGCCGCAAGGATTCGCTCGCCTTCGTCGAAGAGACGAAGGAGTTCGTCTGCAACCTCGCCACCTGGGATTTGCGCGAGCAGATGAACCAGACCTCTGCGCCCTACCCGCGCGGCGTGAACGAATTAACCGAATCCGGCCTCACGCCCGCGCCGTGCCGCCTGGTGAAGCCGCCGCGCGTCGCCGAAGCGCCGTGCGCGCTCGAGTGCAAATATCTGGACACGATCGAGCTGCACGACGTCGACGGCAAACCGGTCGACGGCTGGGTGGTGATCGGCCGCGTCGTCGGCGTGCACATCGACGAGCGCTATATCCGCAACGGCCTGCTCGACTCCGCCGCCATGAAACCGATCGCGCGCGGCGGCTACCATGATTATTCGGTGCTCGACAAAAGCTTCACGATGCGGCGGCCGACGAGCGTCGCCGACACGAGAGTGCTTGCCGAGACCAAGGCGAGCTGA
- a CDS encoding nitroreductase, producing the protein MPEALDLLKTRRSVKPIELNGPGPTAVELDTLVTVASRVPDHGKLTPWRFIVFDGDARMKAGAAIEHIFKADNPAATADQIAFERNRLARAPLVIAVVSRAAPHVKIPEWEQVLSAGAAAMNLVTAAHALGFAANWITEWYAYDRRVLDALGLAPHEKIAGFVHIGRPAKPPEDRPRPPLSDIVTRF; encoded by the coding sequence ATGCCCGAAGCACTGGATTTGCTGAAAACCCGCCGTTCGGTGAAGCCGATCGAACTGAACGGGCCGGGCCCGACTGCGGTCGAGCTGGACACGCTCGTGACCGTCGCCTCGCGCGTGCCGGACCACGGCAAGCTCACACCGTGGCGATTCATCGTGTTCGACGGCGACGCACGGATGAAAGCGGGCGCCGCGATTGAACACATCTTCAAGGCCGACAATCCCGCCGCGACCGCGGACCAGATCGCGTTCGAGCGCAATCGCCTTGCGCGCGCGCCCCTCGTCATCGCGGTGGTGAGCCGCGCCGCGCCGCACGTGAAGATCCCCGAATGGGAGCAGGTGCTCTCCGCCGGCGCCGCGGCGATGAACCTCGTGACAGCCGCGCACGCGCTCGGCTTTGCGGCGAACTGGATCACCGAGTGGTACGCCTACGATCGGCGCGTGCTCGATGCGCTGGGGCTCGCACCGCACGAGAAGATCGCGGGCTTCGTGCATATCGGCCGTCCCGCCAAACCGCCGGAGGATCGGCCGCGTCCGCCGCTTTCCGACATCGTGACGAGGTTCTGA
- the otsB gene encoding trehalose-phosphatase has translation MFIDAVTLPSRAVLLDVDGTILDLAPTPLEVVVPPDLTVALERLAKRVGGALAFVSGRPLAELDLFFAPLKLPSIAGHGAEVRLPDGAVHRATTFLDPQLKAEIASIGDERPGVVIEDKGYSIAVHYRQVPHLGHEIRDEVSAICARFSSARLEILPGKSVVEVKQPSFNKGTAVRDLMQHAPFKGRKPIFIGDDVTDEAAFEVMPEFDGVGFSVGREVQGIAGMFEAPGDVRRWIAEMVRAGQEKR, from the coding sequence TTGTTCATCGACGCCGTTACGCTGCCTTCCCGGGCCGTTTTGCTTGACGTGGACGGGACGATTCTCGACCTTGCTCCGACGCCGCTCGAGGTTGTGGTGCCGCCCGATTTGACCGTCGCGCTGGAGCGGCTCGCAAAGCGGGTGGGCGGTGCGCTTGCCTTTGTGAGCGGGCGTCCGCTCGCCGAACTCGATCTGTTCTTTGCGCCGCTGAAGTTGCCATCGATCGCCGGCCACGGCGCGGAAGTGCGCCTCCCCGACGGGGCGGTGCATCGCGCCACCACGTTCCTCGATCCGCAGCTCAAGGCCGAGATCGCGAGCATCGGCGATGAGCGGCCGGGCGTCGTGATCGAGGACAAAGGATATTCGATCGCGGTCCACTACCGACAGGTGCCGCATCTCGGTCACGAGATCCGCGATGAGGTGAGCGCGATCTGCGCACGATTTTCCTCCGCGCGGCTCGAGATCCTCCCGGGCAAATCTGTGGTCGAGGTGAAGCAGCCGTCGTTCAACAAGGGCACCGCGGTGCGCGATTTGATGCAGCATGCGCCATTCAAGGGGCGCAAGCCGATCTTCATCGGCGATGACGTGACCGACGAGGCGGCCTTCGAGGTGATGCCGGAATTCGACGGCGTCGGCTTCTCGGTCGGGCGCGAGGTGCAGGGCATCGCCGGAATGTTCGAGGCGCCGGGCGACGTGCGGCGCTGGATCGCCGAAATGGTCCGGGCCGGCCAGGAGAAACGATGA
- a CDS encoding glycoside hydrolase family 15 protein, translating into MNIRQQVDIAAAQQNLDLAVVGNGRTVALVNPLGRIVWWCFPRFDGDPVFCRLLSGDEEKGFTDVVLDGLVGSHSEYVRNTALVTTVLTDRNGASVRITDFAPRFEQFGRTFRPPQLMRIVEPIAGLPRITIRFRPVSGHGEASMSPALSSNHIRYSGHGINIRLTTDAPLAYIDRESPFVLSRPIAMVIGADTPFEGDLKSTCGEFQERTRAHWEEWIRRLGISYEWQDAVIRAAITLKLSAFEETGAIIAAHTTSVPEAPGSGRTWDYRFCWLRDAYFVVRSLSRIGATRTMENYISYILTIVTGHTGELQPVYNIVSTDPLEERIVADLTGYRGDGPVRIGNAAVAQSQHDTYGSVILAAAPMFFDRRLPRMGDETLFRLLEPLGEKCAELAFVPDAGIWEYRGRKRIHTHSVSMCWAGCQRLEAIAAHLGLDERAAYWASRAQPILDAMLEKAWNEKRGAFTAAFGSEDLDASVLLLHELGAVEPHDPRFVSTVNAIERELKRDLNVMRYTSADDFGLPETAFLICRFWLIDALWAIGRKEDAREMFIDALKLRNSYGLMSEDVHPATKELWGNFPQTYSMAGIILSAIRLSRSWEDRYWRGSS; encoded by the coding sequence ATGAATATTCGCCAGCAGGTCGATATCGCGGCCGCGCAGCAGAACCTCGATCTCGCCGTCGTCGGCAACGGCCGCACCGTCGCGCTGGTCAATCCGCTCGGCCGGATCGTGTGGTGGTGCTTCCCGCGCTTTGACGGCGATCCGGTGTTCTGCCGGCTGCTCTCCGGCGACGAGGAGAAGGGCTTCACCGACGTCGTGCTTGACGGCCTGGTCGGCTCGCACTCCGAATATGTGCGCAACACCGCGCTGGTCACCACCGTGCTCACCGACCGCAACGGCGCGTCGGTGCGTATCACCGACTTCGCGCCGCGCTTCGAGCAGTTCGGGCGCACGTTCCGCCCGCCGCAGCTGATGCGCATCGTCGAGCCGATTGCCGGCCTGCCGCGCATCACGATCCGCTTTCGCCCGGTGTCCGGCCACGGCGAGGCCAGCATGAGCCCGGCTCTGAGCAGCAATCACATCCGTTACAGCGGTCATGGCATCAACATCCGCCTCACCACCGACGCGCCGCTCGCCTACATCGACCGCGAATCCCCGTTCGTGCTGTCGCGGCCCATCGCCATGGTCATCGGCGCCGACACGCCGTTCGAAGGAGATTTGAAAAGCACCTGCGGCGAATTCCAGGAGCGCACGCGCGCGCACTGGGAGGAATGGATCCGTCGGCTCGGCATTTCCTACGAGTGGCAGGACGCGGTGATCCGCGCCGCCATCACGCTGAAGCTGTCCGCCTTCGAAGAGACCGGCGCGATCATCGCTGCCCACACGACATCCGTCCCGGAAGCTCCGGGCTCGGGACGGACCTGGGACTACCGCTTCTGCTGGTTGCGCGACGCGTATTTCGTTGTGCGCTCGCTCAGCCGCATCGGCGCCACGCGCACGATGGAGAACTACATCTCCTACATCCTCACCATCGTGACCGGGCACACCGGCGAACTCCAGCCGGTCTACAACATCGTATCGACGGATCCGCTGGAGGAGCGGATTGTCGCCGACCTGACGGGCTATCGCGGCGACGGGCCGGTGCGCATCGGCAATGCGGCGGTGGCGCAGAGCCAGCATGACACCTACGGCAGTGTTATCTTGGCGGCGGCCCCGATGTTCTTCGATCGGCGACTGCCGCGCATGGGCGACGAGACCCTGTTTCGGCTTCTCGAGCCGCTTGGCGAAAAATGCGCGGAACTTGCCTTCGTGCCGGATGCCGGTATCTGGGAATATCGCGGGCGCAAGCGCATCCACACTCACTCTGTGTCGATGTGCTGGGCCGGTTGCCAGCGGCTCGAAGCAATCGCGGCTCACCTCGGGCTCGATGAGCGGGCCGCCTATTGGGCCTCGCGCGCGCAGCCGATCCTTGATGCGATGCTCGAAAAGGCGTGGAATGAGAAGCGGGGCGCGTTCACGGCGGCGTTCGGATCGGAGGATCTCGATGCCAGCGTGCTGCTGCTGCACGAACTCGGCGCGGTCGAGCCGCATGACCCGCGTTTCGTCTCGACCGTCAATGCGATCGAGCGCGAACTCAAGCGCGATCTGAACGTTATGCGGTATACCAGCGCAGACGATTTCGGATTGCCTGAGACCGCCTTCCTGATTTGCCGGTTCTGGCTGATCGACGCGCTCTGGGCGATCGGCCGCAAAGAGGATGCGCGCGAGATGTTCATCGACGCGCTCAAGCTGCGCAACAGCTACGGGCTGATGTCGGAGGACGTGCATCCGGCGACCAAGGAGTTGTGGGGCAACTTTCCGCAGACCTACTCGATGGCCGGGATCATCCTTTCGGCGATCCGGCTGTCGAGGAGCTGGGAGGACCGTTATTGGCGCGGCTCGTCGTAG
- the otsA gene encoding alpha,alpha-trehalose-phosphate synthase (UDP-forming) yields the protein MARLVVVSNRVAVPAGKSGGGRAGGLEVAVKAALRHHDGVWFGWSGKIARKGEASETSTIHHENIDYVVTSLGAEDYREYYNGFANRVLWPVLHYRFDLAEFSRRDLSGYMRVNEHFASELDKLLRPDDLVWVHDYHLIPLARMLRARGHKNRIGYFLHIPCPPPEVLTALPGHERLMPSLTEYDLVGFQTGDDAFNFTRYLTRECGLHSRDFSFPVGDREVRVDAFPVGIETEHFTETARRAVKTSFVQKVVASLNDRAQIIGVDRLDYSKGLNLRLDAFEQFLGSYPDWRGKVTYLQITPKSRSEIPEYVQMEQLVSQGAGRINGAYGEADWTPIRYVNRAHSRTALAGLYRSSRVGLVTPLRDGMNLVAKEYVAAQDPEDPGTLVLSRFAGAAHECKEALLVNPYDTEAVAAAINRALSMPLAERRQRHAAMYETLVHNDIAHWAERFIATLTRRRAASWPFDLGTAAE from the coding sequence TTGGCGCGGCTCGTCGTAGTCTCTAACCGCGTAGCGGTGCCCGCCGGAAAGTCCGGCGGCGGGCGCGCCGGCGGCCTCGAGGTGGCCGTCAAGGCAGCGCTGCGCCACCACGACGGCGTGTGGTTTGGCTGGAGCGGCAAGATCGCCCGCAAGGGCGAGGCCTCCGAGACGAGCACGATCCATCACGAGAACATCGACTATGTGGTGACCAGCCTCGGGGCGGAGGACTACAGGGAATACTACAACGGCTTCGCCAACCGCGTGCTGTGGCCGGTGCTGCACTATCGCTTCGATCTCGCCGAGTTCTCGCGGCGCGATCTTTCCGGCTATATGCGCGTCAATGAGCATTTCGCGAGCGAGCTCGACAAGCTGTTGCGGCCCGACGATCTGGTCTGGGTGCATGACTATCACCTGATCCCGCTTGCCAGAATGTTGCGCGCACGCGGGCACAAGAACCGCATCGGTTATTTCCTGCATATTCCCTGTCCGCCGCCCGAGGTGCTGACCGCGCTGCCGGGCCACGAGCGGCTCATGCCCTCGCTCACCGAATACGACCTTGTGGGCTTTCAGACCGGCGACGACGCTTTCAACTTCACGCGCTACCTCACGCGCGAGTGCGGGCTGCACAGCCGTGACTTTTCGTTTCCGGTCGGCGACCGTGAGGTGCGCGTCGACGCCTTTCCGGTCGGCATCGAGACCGAGCATTTCACCGAGACGGCGCGGCGCGCGGTGAAAACCAGCTTCGTGCAGAAGGTGGTCGCGAGCCTGAACGATCGCGCGCAGATCATCGGCGTCGATCGGCTGGACTATTCCAAGGGATTGAATCTGCGGCTCGATGCGTTCGAGCAATTCCTCGGCAGCTATCCGGATTGGCGCGGCAAGGTCACATACCTGCAAATCACGCCGAAGAGCCGCAGCGAAATCCCCGAATATGTGCAGATGGAGCAACTGGTCAGCCAGGGCGCGGGGCGCATCAATGGCGCCTATGGCGAGGCCGACTGGACGCCGATCCGCTACGTGAACCGCGCCCATAGCCGCACCGCGCTCGCCGGGCTCTATCGCTCCTCCCGCGTTGGGCTGGTGACGCCGCTGCGCGACGGCATGAACCTCGTTGCCAAGGAGTATGTCGCCGCGCAGGATCCGGAAGATCCGGGCACGCTAGTGCTGTCGCGCTTTGCCGGCGCCGCGCACGAATGCAAGGAGGCGCTGCTGGTCAACCCGTACGACACCGAGGCCGTGGCCGCCGCGATCAACCGCGCGCTTTCGATGCCGCTTGCCGAACGCCGGCAGCGTCACGCCGCGATGTATGAGACACTGGTGCACAATGACATTGCGCACTGGGCGGAGCGGTTCATCGCGACGCTGACCCGCCGCCGCGCGGCGAGCTGGCCGTTCGACCTCGGCACGGCGGCGGAGTGA
- the thrS gene encoding threonine--tRNA ligase, translating into MADSAGAGAAAPSSAKSIALTFPDGARRDYPANTTGLDIAKGISPSLAKRTVAMALEGQLADLSDPIEKDAKIEFVSREDPRALELIRHDAAHVLAEAVQSLWPGTQVTIGPVIENGFYYDFFRNEPFTPEDFPAIEKKMREIIARDKPFTKQVWSREQAKKTFGEMGERFKVDLIDAIPGNEPIRIYHQGDWFDLCRGPHMTSVGKIGNAFKLMKVAGAYWRGDSSNPMLTRVYGTAFAKQEELDAYLKQIEEAEKRDHRKLGRELDLFHFQEEGPGVVFWHARGWKLFQTVIAYMRRRLAGDYDEVNAPQLLDKSLWETSGHWGWFRENMFAAQSAGDEAEDKRIFAIKPMNCPGHVQIFKHGLKSYRELPIRYAEFGAVHRYEPSGAMHGLLRVRGFTQDDAHIFCTEDQMAAECLKINDLILSVYKDFGFDGDLTIKLSTRPEKRVGSDAAWDHAENVMQDVLKRIAQSNNRIKTAINPGEGAFYGPKFEYVLRDAIGRDWQCGTTQVDFNLPERFGAFYIDANGEKKPPVMVHRAICGSMERFLGILIEHHAGHFPLWLAPRQIVVATITSDADDYARDVLAAARRLDLRAELDLRNEKINYKVREHSVGKVPVLLVVGKKEAETRAVSMRRLGSEKSQVLPLDAALAALADEALPPDVRRLKAAA; encoded by the coding sequence ATGGCCGACTCTGCCGGCGCCGGCGCTGCCGCGCCCTCTTCCGCGAAAAGCATCGCCCTGACCTTTCCCGACGGCGCGCGCCGCGACTATCCCGCAAACACCACCGGTCTCGACATCGCGAAGGGCATCTCGCCTTCGCTCGCCAAGCGCACGGTCGCGATGGCGCTTGAGGGACAGTTGGCCGATCTGTCCGATCCGATCGAGAAGGACGCGAAGATCGAGTTCGTCTCGCGCGAGGACCCGCGCGCGCTCGAATTGATCCGCCACGATGCCGCGCATGTGCTGGCCGAAGCGGTGCAGAGCCTATGGCCCGGCACGCAGGTCACCATCGGGCCGGTGATCGAGAACGGCTTCTACTACGACTTCTTCAGGAATGAGCCGTTCACGCCGGAGGATTTTCCGGCGATTGAAAAGAAGATGCGCGAGATCATCGCGCGCGACAAACCCTTCACCAAGCAGGTGTGGTCGCGCGAGCAGGCGAAGAAGACCTTCGGCGAGATGGGCGAGCGCTTCAAGGTCGACCTGATCGACGCGATCCCGGGGAACGAGCCGATCAGGATCTATCATCAGGGCGACTGGTTCGATTTGTGCCGGGGCCCGCACATGACGAGCGTCGGCAAGATCGGCAACGCCTTCAAGCTGATGAAGGTCGCGGGCGCCTACTGGCGCGGCGATTCGAGCAACCCGATGCTCACCCGCGTCTATGGCACGGCCTTCGCCAAGCAGGAGGAGCTCGACGCCTACCTCAAGCAGATCGAGGAAGCCGAGAAGCGCGACCACCGCAAGCTCGGCCGCGAGCTCGACCTCTTCCATTTTCAGGAGGAAGGCCCGGGCGTCGTGTTCTGGCATGCGCGCGGCTGGAAGCTGTTCCAGACCGTCATCGCCTACATGCGCCGGCGGCTTGCCGGCGACTACGATGAGGTGAATGCGCCGCAGCTTCTCGACAAGTCGCTGTGGGAGACCTCCGGCCATTGGGGCTGGTTTCGCGAGAACATGTTCGCCGCGCAGTCAGCCGGCGACGAGGCCGAGGACAAACGCATCTTCGCCATCAAGCCCATGAACTGCCCGGGCCATGTGCAGATCTTCAAGCACGGGCTGAAAAGCTATCGCGAGCTGCCGATCCGCTACGCCGAGTTCGGCGCGGTGCATCGCTACGAGCCGTCCGGCGCGATGCATGGGTTGTTGCGCGTGCGCGGCTTCACCCAGGACGATGCGCACATCTTCTGCACCGAGGACCAGATGGCGGCGGAGTGCCTCAAGATCAACGACCTGATCCTGTCGGTGTACAAGGACTTCGGCTTCGACGGCGATCTCACGATCAAGCTTTCGACGCGGCCGGAAAAGCGCGTTGGCTCGGATGCCGCGTGGGATCACGCGGAAAACGTCATGCAGGACGTGCTGAAGCGCATCGCGCAAAGCAACAACCGCATCAAGACCGCGATCAATCCCGGCGAAGGCGCGTTCTACGGGCCGAAGTTCGAATACGTGCTGCGTGACGCCATCGGCCGCGACTGGCAGTGCGGCACCACGCAGGTCGACTTCAACCTGCCGGAGCGGTTTGGTGCGTTCTACATTGATGCGAACGGCGAGAAGAAACCGCCCGTGATGGTGCACCGCGCGATCTGCGGCTCGATGGAGCGCTTCCTCGGCATCCTGATCGAGCATCATGCGGGCCACTTCCCGCTCTGGCTCGCGCCCCGGCAGATCGTGGTCGCGACGATCACGTCGGATGCGGACGACTACGCGCGCGATGTGCTCGCTGCCGCGAGGCGTCTCGACCTGCGTGCTGAGCTCGATCTGCGCAACGAGAAGATCAACTACAAGGTCCGCGAGCACTCGGTCGGCAAGGTCCCGGTGCTGCTGGTCGTCGGCAAAAAGGAAGCCGAGACGCGGGCGGTCTCGATGCGCCGGCTCGGCAGCGAGAAGAGCCAAGTGCTGCCGCTCGATGCTGCGCTTGCGGCGCTTGCCGATGAAGCCCTGCCGCCGGATGTGCGGCGGCTGAAAGCTGCGGCCTGA